DNA from Variovorax sp. V213:
GAGCATCAGGCGCAGGGTCAGGCTGGCGTCGGGCTCCGTGGATGTGTCCTTCAATCCGCTGCCTTCGGGCGCGCGCCAGACCAGCGAACCGTCGTTCAGCTCGACGCGCCACGAGCCTTCGCGCATGCCGCGTTCGATTTGCTCGGACGCCGAGCGGGAGAGTTCGGCGCTTCGCACCAGCAGGGCGAGCTCGGTGTTCTGCAGTTGCGAACGCAGGTCGAGGTTCATTGAGCCGACCACCAGCAGCCGGCCGTCCATCACCAGCACCTTCGAGTGCAGCATGGAGCGCGATTCGCCGACGCTTCCGTTGCCCGAGGAGCCGAAGGCGTTGCTGACACTGGCCTGCTCGCTGCGCAGTTCATAAAGTTCGACGCCGATCTTGAGCAGGTCCTCGCGATGCCGCGAATAGCCGACATGCGCCACCGGCGCGTCGTTCGACGCCAGCGAGTTGGTCAGCACGCGGATGCGAACCCCCCGGCCCCGGGCCGCCGCAAAGGCTTGCTTCATGTCCGGCCCGGGTACGAAATAGGGCGAGATGATGAGCAGGTCGCTGTTCGCCTGTCCGATCAGTTGCAACAGGCCTTCCACCACCGTGTCGCTGCCGGCGGCGAAGTCGGAACTGGCCTCGAGCAATGCGGCCCGTCGCGACGGATTGGCCCTGTCGTTGGGCTGGCTCACCACCAGGCCCGGTGCCTTCGCCTGGTTCGGCCCCTTGTCGGCGGGAATCTTGCCGGGCTGGTCGGCGAGCATCACCGCGGGCGCCCAGACGAAGCGGGCGGTGCGCAGATCCAGGGGTTTTTCGTCCCACGCGCGGGCCAGCTGCGCCGCCGTTGGGGGGCCGCCGGGCTTCGCTTCGCCTTCCGCGGGCGCCGGCGTCTGGGCTGTCGGCGGCGCATTCAGGGCCCGGGCCGATTCATCGGCCAGTTCCCGGTCGGCCTGTTCCGCACGTTCGCGGATGGCCTTCAGCTCTTCGCGCTTGAGCAGCGACTGCACGGGGTAGGCGCGCTCGTTGTTCCAGTAGCTGTCGAAACTGCGCGACAGGTCCTGCACGATCGGGCCGGCCGCCAGGATGTCCAGATCGATGAAGTTGCCCTTCAGTGCATTGCCGAAGTAGGCATCGCCCAGGTTCCGGCCGCCGGTCACGCCGAGCACGTTGTCGGCGAGAAAGAGCTTGTTGTGCATCCGCTGCTGGATCCGCGAGGCGTCGCCGATCGAGTTGAAGATGCGTGCGAACGAAGAGCCGCGCGCGCCGGCAAGCGGGTTGAACAGCCTCATCTCGATGTTGGGCACGAAAGCCAGGTTCAGCACCAGCGCGTCGCGGCCGGTGCTGTGAAGATCGTCGAGCAGGATCCGCACGCGCACGCCGCGCCCGGCCGCGTCCCGGATTCCCCGCAACAGCCGGCCGGTGCTGGCGTCGGCGTGGATTGCGTAGTACTGCAGGTCGAGCGTTTTCTGGGCGCCTTCGATCAACGCGAGCCGGCTGCCGTAGGCGGCGGGGGGGCCGCCAAGCAGCAGAAACCCGGACTCGAACCGCGCCGCGTCGGCTTTGCGCCGCTGCTGGACCAATGACTCCAGGGCGGTGCCGCTGGGCGAGGGAATTGCGACCGACACCGGCCGGTCGACGTGCTCGGGCAGCTGCGCGCAAGCGCCCTGCAGGACAATGGCCAGGAGCGCAACGGACCGGCCGAAGAGCGCGTGGATGGAAGACATGCGGCGTTCCCGGAGCTTTGAAGCCGCATATATAGCTTAGTCGGAGCCATTTGCGCGTGGGACGACGGCACAGCCCGATGCAGAACTAATGCACTAACGCCCGGCGGACAATTCCTCCTGGCGTTCCAGGGCGGCCAGCAATTCGTCGTCGATCTGGGCGTGGCGCTGGCTCAGCTCGGCCGCGCGCGAAGCGTCGGTGGCGTAGATCGCCCCGCCGTCGAGCTCGAGCACTTCGGTGATGCGCTTCTGCTCGGCTTCCAGCGCTTCGATCTGCGCCGGAAGCGCCTCGAGTTCGCGCTGTTCCTTGTAGCTGAGCTTCTTGCGCGCGGCCGCGGGACGGGCGGCTGCGGATTCGGCCGCGGCAGGTGCCGGAGCCGGCGCTGGCGGCGGAGGGCTGGCGGCTTGCCGTTGTTCCGCGATCTCGCGGGCGCGCTTCGACTGGATCAGCCAGTCCTGCACGCTGCCTTCGTATTCGCGCCAATGGCCGTCGCCTTCGAACGCGATCGTGCTGGTCACCACGTTGTCCAGGAAGGTCCGGTCGTGGCTGACCAGGAAAACGGTCCCGTCGTAGTCCTGCAGCAGGCCTTCCAGCAGTTCGAGGGTGTCGATGTCCAGGTCGTTGGTCGGTTCGTCCAGCACCAGCACATTGGCCGGACGCGCGAACAGGCGGGCCAGCAGCAGCCGGTTGCGCTCGCCGCCGCTGAGCGAGCGCACCGGAGAGTTGGCGCGCGCGGGGGAAAAGAGAAAGTCGGAGAGATAGCTCTTCACGTGCTTGCGCTGGCTGCCGATCTCGATCCATTCGCTGCCCGGGCTGATGAAGTCTTCCAGCGTGGCGTCCAGGTCGAGCTTGTCGCGCATCTGGTCGAAATAGGCCACCTGCAGGTTGGTGCCGCGGCGGATCTTGCCGCTGTCCGGTTCGAGTTCGCCCAAAATGAGCTTGAGCAGCGTGGTCTTGCCCGCGCCGTTGGGGCCCAGCAGGCCGACCTTGTCACCGCGCAGGATGGTGCCGGTGAATTTGCGGATGACGGTTTTTTCGCCGAACGACTTGGTCGCATCCGTGAGCTCGGCCACGATCTTGCCGCTCGACTGGCCCGAGGCGACGTCCATGTTGACGCTGCCTTGCACCTCCCGGCGCGCCGTGCGGCTCGCCCGCAGGGCTTCGAGCCGGCTGATGCGGCTCTGGCTGCGCGTGCGGCGCGCTTCCACACCCTTGCGGATCCAGATCTCTTCCTGGGCAAGGAGCTTGTCGGCCTTGGCGCTGATGACGGCTTCCTGGGCGAGCTGCTCTTCCTTCTGCAAGAGGTACTGCTCGAAGTTGCCCGGATAGGAACCCAGTTTGCCCCGGTCCAGCTCCACGATACGGGTGGCGACCCGGTTCAGGAAGCTGCGGTCATGGGTGACGGTGACCACGCTCCCCTTGAAGTCGATCAGCAGCTGTTCGAGCCATTCGATGGAATCCAGGTCCAGGTGGTTGGTGGGCTCGTCCAATAGAAGGACATCGGGGGCGGCCACCAGGGCCTGGGCCAGCGCCACTCGCTTGCGGGTACCGCCAGAGAGAGAGCCGACGCGGGCGTTGCGGTCCAGATGGAGGCGATGGAGCGTCTCCTCGACGCGCTGCTCCCAGTTCCAGGCATCGAAGGCTTCGATCTGCGACTGGAGGGCGTCCAGATCCAACCCCTCTGCGCCGGAGAGATAAAGATCCCGCACGGCAATCACGCTTCCCAGGCCTTCGCTGGCTGCGGTGAATACATCCGCATCCATATCGAGCACAGGCTCTTGCGCAACATAGGCCACCCGCAGGTTCTGCTGCATCTGCAGGGTGCCGTCGTCTGTCTTCTCCAGACCTCCCAGTATCTTGAGCAGCGAAGACTTGCCAGCGCCATTGCGGCCGATCAGGCCAATTCGTTCCGATTCAAGAAGAGA
Protein-coding regions in this window:
- a CDS encoding phospholipase D family protein, yielding MSSIHALFGRSVALLAIVLQGACAQLPEHVDRPVSVAIPSPSGTALESLVQQRRKADAARFESGFLLLGGPPAAYGSRLALIEGAQKTLDLQYYAIHADASTGRLLRGIRDAAGRGVRVRILLDDLHSTGRDALVLNLAFVPNIEMRLFNPLAGARGSSFARIFNSIGDASRIQQRMHNKLFLADNVLGVTGGRNLGDAYFGNALKGNFIDLDILAAGPIVQDLSRSFDSYWNNERAYPVQSLLKREELKAIRERAEQADRELADESARALNAPPTAQTPAPAEGEAKPGGPPTAAQLARAWDEKPLDLRTARFVWAPAVMLADQPGKIPADKGPNQAKAPGLVVSQPNDRANPSRRAALLEASSDFAAGSDTVVEGLLQLIGQANSDLLIISPYFVPGPDMKQAFAAARGRGVRIRVLTNSLASNDAPVAHVGYSRHREDLLKIGVELYELRSEQASVSNAFGSSGNGSVGESRSMLHSKVLVMDGRLLVVGSMNLDLRSQLQNTELALLVRSAELSRSASEQIERGMREGSWRVELNDGSLVWRAPEGSGLKDTSTEPDASLTLRLMLKLFGPLAPDQLL
- a CDS encoding ATP-binding cassette domain-containing protein; the protein is MALITLLDAQLAFGHVPLLDHADFSLLESERIGLIGRNGAGKSSLLKILGGLEKTDDGTLQMQQNLRVAYVAQEPVLDMDADVFTAASEGLGSVIAVRDLYLSGAEGLDLDALQSQIEAFDAWNWEQRVEETLHRLHLDRNARVGSLSGGTRKRVALAQALVAAPDVLLLDEPTNHLDLDSIEWLEQLLIDFKGSVVTVTHDRSFLNRVATRIVELDRGKLGSYPGNFEQYLLQKEEQLAQEAVISAKADKLLAQEEIWIRKGVEARRTRSQSRISRLEALRASRTARREVQGSVNMDVASGQSSGKIVAELTDATKSFGEKTVIRKFTGTILRGDKVGLLGPNGAGKTTLLKLILGELEPDSGKIRRGTNLQVAYFDQMRDKLDLDATLEDFISPGSEWIEIGSQRKHVKSYLSDFLFSPARANSPVRSLSGGERNRLLLARLFARPANVLVLDEPTNDLDIDTLELLEGLLQDYDGTVFLVSHDRTFLDNVVTSTIAFEGDGHWREYEGSVQDWLIQSKRAREIAEQRQAASPPPPAPAPAPAAAESAAARPAAARKKLSYKEQRELEALPAQIEALEAEQKRITEVLELDGGAIYATDASRAAELSQRHAQIDDELLAALERQEELSAGR